The DNA sequence CATTGACTATAGCAAGGTCATTTCCGTAAAATACTATTTAGTGATTCAGCTTTGAAAACTAAGGATAATAAGTACAGAACCACCTCCCTCTAGTTCTTGATAAGAACACAGCTTAAGATTCCACTCTGCTCCCCTAATTCCGATCAAACTCACCGGAAAATCCGCACAACCCGCCGGCTCACCGGACCAATCCGACCGGAAACCAAAATGGGGTTTTCGGTTAAATAagtagaaaataataataaaaaaagataaatcacAATGGGAGAAGAGTGTCACGATCAAACCTCGCCGGATTCTTCCACTGGAGATTCCGGACTACGGCAAGCCATTGATTTTCTCTCGTCTCTTATATTACTGTCTCATTCCATCAAAGTATTTTCTGGGAAATGGCAATCGATTCGGAGCAAGCTCGAGGAGGTTAACTCTGGCCTGATTGCCTTTGAAAATTGCAATTCAAGTGAGAACCAAGAAATCAATGACTTGGTTCTGTCTTTGATGGTTACAATCACCGAGTGCTACGATCTTGCTCGCCGCTGTGTTGATTTTTCCTATAGTGGAAAGCTTCTGATGCAGAGTGATTTGGATGTGATCTCTGCGAAATTCGATGCCCATTCAAGAAAGCTAACGGAAATTTATAACGCTGGGATTTTGACTCAAGGGTTTGCCTTAATCGTTTCCAGACCTGGTTTTGGAGCTTGCAGAGACGACATGAGATTTTACGTGAGAGATTTGGTGACCCGGATGAAGATTGGCGATATAGAGATGaagcatcaagctttgagtAACTTTTACGCGGCGGTAGTTGAAGATGAGAAGTATGTTAACGTCATTACTGAACTTGGCGACGTTGTTAATGTACTCGTCAACTTCTTGGACTCGTCGGAGATTGAAATTCAAGAAGGATCTGCAAAAATAGTATCTGTCATTGCTCGGTTTGATTCCCATAAAGGTTTTCTTGTCGGAGCCGGAGCTATAGCGCCATTGATTCGGGTTTTGGAATGTGGGAGTGAGTTGGGGAAAGAAGCTTCTGCTAGgtgcttaaaaaaaataacagagAATTCTGATAACGCTTGGTCGGTTTCTGCTCACGGCGGAGTTACGGCTCTACTAAATATTTGTTCTTTAAGTGATTGCCGAGCGGAATTGATAGGTCCAGCTTgtggggttctgaaaaatctCGCCGGCGTTGAAGAAATAAGAAGATTTATGGTCGAAGAAGGAGCTATTTCGACATTTGTCAAGCTTTCTCGGTCCAAGGATGAAACTGTACAGGTAAACTCCATAGAATTTCTTCAAAATATAGCGTCTGGAGATGAGTTCATCAGGCAAACGGTAGTCAAAGAAGGAGGAATTCGAACCTTACTAAAAGTCATCGAGCCCAGATCGACTTGTAGTTCCAAGACCAGAGAGATAGCTCTCCGGGCAATAGAAAATCTCTGTTTTTCATCAACAAGCTCAATTGGGTTTCTACTTAATAACTCGTTCGTAGACCacctcattttttttcttcgaaACGGAGAAGTTTCAGTACAAGAATTGGCATTAAAAGTAGCCGTAAGGCTATCTGGGACATCGGAAGAAGCCAAGAAAGCATTAGG is a window from the Cannabis sativa cultivar Pink pepper isolate KNU-18-1 chromosome 1, ASM2916894v1, whole genome shotgun sequence genome containing:
- the LOC115706908 gene encoding vacuolar protein 8; protein product: MGEECHDQTSPDSSTGDSGLRQAIDFLSSLILLSHSIKVFSGKWQSIRSKLEEVNSGLIAFENCNSSENQEINDLVLSLMVTITECYDLARRCVDFSYSGKLLMQSDLDVISAKFDAHSRKLTEIYNAGILTQGFALIVSRPGFGACRDDMRFYVRDLVTRMKIGDIEMKHQALSNFYAAVVEDEKYVNVITELGDVVNVLVNFLDSSEIEIQEGSAKIVSVIARFDSHKGFLVGAGAIAPLIRVLECGSELGKEASARCLKKITENSDNAWSVSAHGGVTALLNICSLSDCRAELIGPACGVLKNLAGVEEIRRFMVEEGAISTFVKLSRSKDETVQVNSIEFLQNIASGDEFIRQTVVKEGGIRTLLKVIEPRSTCSSKTREIALRAIENLCFSSTSSIGFLLNNSFVDHLIFFLRNGEVSVQELALKVAVRLSGTSEEAKKALGDAGFMPELIKFLDSKSFEVREMAVEALSGMVSVPRNRKRFVQDDRNIALLLQLLDPEQEHSGNKKLLLSILMSLTSSNSGRRKIASSGHLKNIEKLADAEVYDAKKLVRKLSANRFRNILTGFWHS